One stretch of Cydia fagiglandana chromosome 18, ilCydFagi1.1, whole genome shotgun sequence DNA includes these proteins:
- the LOC134673194 gene encoding uncharacterized protein LOC134673194: protein MQNTSSKITGINNAKHAIDKCINLDVHSAVYPFKINVNCKVVDKITTKLPQIPINKSHITLPTNCKLADENFNKHGDVDLLLDAGVFFQILLTQTKNNGDQATKQPIVTAGTASTSAPSLTTSSAAASSTSIACAATPQGPTLVQTSFGVIIGGRLQLPARKKSKQTECRCHNSADVLHVYTTVHCVVRVRYS from the exons ATGCAAAATACTAGTTCTAAAATAACTGGTATCAATAATGCCAAGCATGCGATTGACAAATGTATAAACCTTGATGTGCATTCTGCTGTTTATCCATTCAAAATAAATGTCAATTGCAAGGTTGTTgataaaataacaacaaagTTGCCACAGATTCCTATTAACAAGTCGCACATTACATTGCCTACTAACTGCAAACTAGCCGATGAGAATTTTAATAAGCATGGTGATGTGGATTTGCTGCTAGATGCTGGTGTCTTCTTTCAGATTCTTCTGACGCAGACGAAGAATAATGGAGACCAAGCAACCAAACAGCCTATCGTGACTGCGGGCACTGCAAGTACTTCCGCACCGAGCCTTACAACCTCGAGTGCTGCAGCTTCGAGTACTTCAATAGCATGCGCCGCTACGCCACAAGGTCCGACACTAGTGCAGACATCATTTGGCGTGATCATCGGTGGTCGACTGCAGCTACCTGCAAGAAAAAAGTCCAAGCAG ACTGAATGCCGTTGCCACAACTCAGCTGATGTGCTTCATGTCTACACCACGGTTCACTGCGTCGTGCGAGTTCGGTATTCGTAG
- the LOC134673547 gene encoding uncharacterized protein LOC134673547 encodes MSDTEQKEAIAARGRAKGSITRLKNSLDREALINSPIELVLAKKTRLLETFREYERLTSKVASLFSSPPATLATDDEEVEDNYILLLAQLESIINVIRLRDNPPQASPSVSVKSENLKLPRVVIKTFTVVKQHLAALQNLGEPVDKWDAIIICILSKKIDLPTYRAFQLERDKNVSPTVKEFLGYVEKRALAFENTDVKGPSQSFVSRPVAAEAKLSAHQPQRQCLYCIVHYTEDCG; translated from the exons ATGTCAGACACCGAACAGAAAGAGGCAATAGCCGCGCGTGGTCGCGCCAAAGGGTCAATTACACGTTTAAAAAACAGCCTTGACCGAGAAGCGCTCATAAATTCGCCGATAGAGTTAGTGCTAGCAAAGAAAACTAGGCTTCTAGAGACCTTTCGTGAATATGAGCGCCTCACTAGCAAGGTTGCCTCGCTTTTTTCCTCCCCACCAGCTACTCTCGCCACCGATGATGAGGAGGTTGAAGAcaactacattttattgttaGCTCAGCTAGaaagtataataaatgtcatccGCCTGAGAGACAACCCTCCTCAAGCGAGCCCTAGCGTAAGTGTCAAGTCGGAGAACCTCAAGCTGCCTCGAGTCGTCATAAAAACATTCACAG ttgtcaaacagcaTCTTGCTGCTCTGCAAAACCTGGGTGAGCCGGTAGATAAGTGGGATGCCATAATCATTTGCATCCTATCTAAGAAGATCGACCTGCCTACCTACAGAGCATTTCAACTGGAGCGAGATAAGAATGTGTCGCCCACGGTAAAGGAATTCCTAGGATATGTTGAAAAACGTGCCCTAGCATTTGAAAACACTGACGTGAAGGGGCCTTCGCAGAGCTTTGTCAGCCGTCCTGTGGCTGCAGAAGCAAAGCTGTCAGCGCATCAGCCTCAGCGGCAATGTTTATACT GCATCGTTCATTACACAGAAGATTGTGGATAA